The Polyangium mundeleinium genome contains the following window.
GCGCAAGCACTACACGAACGCGCGCAAGCGCTACGTCGAAGCGCAGGACCTCCGGATCGAGAGCCAGCCCTTGCCGGCGCACCTCCGCCACGAGGTCGGCTTCCCCGAGGTTTGGCACGTCGATCTCGTCGAGTGGGAGCAACGCGGCAGCGCGAGCCAGGCCGCAGGCGACGTCGTGCTCGACCCGTCTGCGTGGTCGGAGGTAACGCGACGACGCGCCATGCTCGCGCGACTCACGGCGCTCGCGATCGAGGCCGAGGAGGAAGCCTCGCCCGGACGAACGGCGCAAAGCCAGCTCTACGCCACGCTCGCCGAGCAGCTCGCGCTGGTCGAGCTCTACACGATCCTCTCGCCGCTCGAGGCTCTCTTCCGCAGGCCCGAGCGCGAGGTACGGATCGCCGTGGTCCGCGCGCTCTCGCGGTTCCTTTACAAGCGTACGTTCATCACGCTGCGCGACGCGCTCGTCGATGCCGAGGGCGGCGTCGTCCAGGAGGGCGCCAAGGCGCTTGAAGAACTGCGATTCCCGCACGCGTTTGATCCGCTCTCCCGCATCTACCGCGAGTCGCCGAGCCCCGTGGTGCGCGCCTCTGCGGTGAAGGCGCTCGCGCGCATCGACACGCTGGAGGCGGCCGAGATGCTCCTCGGGGTGATCGAGCATGACGGCCGCGAGGAGCGTCAGGCTGCGATCGAGGCCCTCAAAAGAGCGCGCGGCATGAAGTTCGTCGACGTCGCGAAGTCCGCCCTTCCTGGCCTCTCGAGCGCGGCCCAATCGGCCGTCCGCGAGGTCCTCCGAAGCCGCGGCATCGGCTGAAAACCCCCTGGTCATAGGCCTTTCCAGCCACCGGATTTCAATGTCCGCGTACGTCTCGTACGGGGACATCAGGTCCGGACCGGACACGGGATTCCAACTCGTCCCGAGCGATCCGGAGACGAAGATGGCCTATGCATGGACTCATGGACGGCGCGCTTCGGGGGGAGCGTCTCACTAGGCCGTCCCGGCCCCCGGGAAGTTGCTGCTCGACAAGGTCGACTTCTCGGCGACTCCCGGTGGCCGGCGTCTTTTGAGGCGCTTCGCCGGGGAGAAGGATCGGCGGACGGTCACTCTCCCCGGCGAAGCGCGAGGCGCTCCGCAGAGCCGCTACGGCGTCAGGATCGACGCGAGCGCCGGGACGAGCGCCGGGTACTGGAACACGTAGCCAAGCTCCTTGGCGCGTGCAGGCACCACACGTTGGCCCGTCGTCAAAATCATGACGGCCTCGCTCCCGAGCGCGACCTTCACCGCGACCTCGGGCGTCGTGAACCACGAGGGCCTGCGCATCACGCGACCGATCGCCGTCGCCAGCTCCTTGCTCGTCGCAGGCTCGGGCGAGACGACGTTGAGCGGGCCGCGCGCGCGCGTGTCGTTCAGCGCGAGGAGCGCGAGGCCCACGACGTCCTCCGCGTGCACCCACGCGATCACCTGCGAGCCCGGCGCGATCGGCCCGCCCGCGAACATCTTGAAGGGCAAGAGCATCTTCTCCAGCGCGCCGCCGCCCTCGCCGAGCACGACCCCGATCCGCAGCATCACCGTGCGCACGCCGAGCGCCTCGGCCTTCGCCGCCTCGGCCTCCCACTGCTCGACCACGTCCGCGAGAAACCCTTCGCCGCGGCTGCCCGTCTCGTCGAGCGCCTCGTTCGGCGGCCTCGGCCCGTAGTAGCCGACGGCCGACGCGCACACGAACACCTCGGGCTTCTTCTCGGCGCGACGGATGCCTTCGACGACGAGGCGCGTCGAGTCCACGCGGCTCGCGACGATCGCGCGGCGGGCCTCGTCGGTCCATCGCTGCGCGACGGGCTCGCCCGCGAGGTGCACGATCGCGGACGCGCGCCCGATCTCGTCGAGCCACGGACCTTCGTGCTCGGGATCCCACGCGACGGCCGTCGCACCTCGAGGCAGCTTGCTTCGCGCTCGGTTGGGATCCCGCGTGAGCACTGTCACGCGATCACCGCGCTGGAGAAGCGTCTCCGTGAGACGCCGGCCGATGAACCCGGTGCCGCCCGTCAAAAGGACCGTCTTCACCACGGCGCTCTTTACCATGGTAAGAGGCTACGGACATGAACCTCGAGGTCTTCCGCAAGCTCCCGCTCGGCGGCACCGATCGCCGCGCCATCGTCCAAGCGCTGGCCCAGGACGGCCCTCGTGTCGCGCGGGAGCTCCTCGCTGCGCAGCGGACCCTGCTCAGACCGCGCGGCGCGCGCCTCGCGAAGGACACGGCCGTCGTCATCCTCGGCGGCTCGAACGGCATCACGCGGGCCCTCGCGGTGCAGCTCCTCTTCGGCGAGCGCGCGGCCGTCTTCGGCGTGCACTACGACAGCGAAAAGATGCAGATCGGCGGCCACCACGTCGCGGCGCTCGTCGAGGCAGCGACGGCCGAGGGGCTCACGGCGCGCATCTGGAACGCGGACGCGACGAAGCCCGAGACGGTGGAGGAGGTCGTCGCGGCGCTGAAGGGTCAGTACCGCGCGGTCCACCTCGTCAACGGCATCGCGGCGGGCGCGACAAAGCGGTACGCCGAGCATGGCCCGACGAACGTGAAGGACATCGACGTCGTGTTTGATCCGATCCTGCAGATCCCGGATTTCGGCCGACCGGAGAACATCCGTCGTGTCG
Protein-coding sequences here:
- a CDS encoding TIGR01777 family oxidoreductase, whose protein sequence is MVKSAVVKTVLLTGGTGFIGRRLTETLLQRGDRVTVLTRDPNRARSKLPRGATAVAWDPEHEGPWLDEIGRASAIVHLAGEPVAQRWTDEARRAIVASRVDSTRLVVEGIRRAEKKPEVFVCASAVGYYGPRPPNEALDETGSRGEGFLADVVEQWEAEAAKAEALGVRTVMLRIGVVLGEGGGALEKMLLPFKMFAGGPIAPGSQVIAWVHAEDVVGLALLALNDTRARGPLNVVSPEPATSKELATAIGRVMRRPSWFTTPEVAVKVALGSEAVMILTTGQRVVPARAKELGYVFQYPALVPALASILTP